A stretch of DNA from Glycine max cultivar Williams 82 chromosome 18, Glycine_max_v4.0, whole genome shotgun sequence:
CCCAAAGACCCCTCTCATGGGTTGCCTCCTTTGAGAGGAATATAGCaccaaattgatctcattccagAAGCTTCCTTACCAAATAAGCCAACATATAAAAACAATCTAGAAGAGACAAAAGAGATCCAAAGGCAAGTGGAGAGCTTGATGGAAAAAGGATGGGTGAGAGAAATCTTGAGTCCACGTGCTATGCCCGTCATCTTGGTAAATCAAACTCTATCTCAACTTCTAAGGTACGTGGTAAGTAAGAATTTGAATGCTTGGGAGGAATGCCTACCCGATGCTAAATTTTCTAGGGTAGCAAGTTCTACTACTTATTCTCCTTTTAAGGTAGTTTACGATTCTAGTCCATTGTCCCCTCTGAATTTGTTACCTTTGCCTAACACTTCTGCTATAATGAATAGGGATGGGCTTTCTAAAGCCAATTTTGTTAAGAGGTTGCATGAGAAGGGGAAAGCACAAATTGAGAAAAAGATTGAACAATATGCTAGATATTCCAATAAGGGGAGAAAGAAAAGGTTACAAACCGGGTGATTGGGTTTGGATTCACTTGTGGAAGAATAGGTTTACTTCCAACAGGAAATCTAAACTTCAAAAATGGGAGATGGtccttttcaagttttaaagCGCATAAACTataatgtagaagcaagcttcatgatgatgaaccaaacaattttgttgatgccaaaagcccaagtgattgattcaaaacttcaagatcaagcatcaagaatccaatccaagattcaagattcaagagaagaaatcaagaagcaataagtcaagacttcatataggataagtattaaaagattttttttcaaaaaccaaatagcacagttttgttttacaaaagaattttctcaaattttctaagttaccagagtgattactctctggtaatcgattaccagttatcaataatcgattactagtgaccaGCTTGGTttccaaaatgttttcaaatggtttgcaacgttccaaaatgattttcaaacagtgtaattgattacactatattagtaatcggttacaagtgaatctgaacgttgaaattcaaatccaattgtgaagagtcacaacttttcataaaatgcattgtgtaatcgattacacctttgtggtaatcaattatcagtGAATAGTTTTgtagaaaaagttaagagttataactcttaagaTGGTTTTCTAAAAAGTCattactcttctaatggtttctttgactagacatgaagagtctataaaagcatgactttggcacacattcaatatacatatatgatattcttccaaacaattctttttcacaatctttctctaaccattgcccattgctttttctttgccaaaaagctttctaaactttatttcaaaactttgtttttttctgCAAGTGTAAATTCTGCAGAGAACAAAaatgtgctatcttttcatcccttcttcctcttgacaaaagattcaaaggactaatcacctgagaattcttttgattctcctttccccctcttgacaaaagattcaaaggactaactgcctgagaattcttttgattcttcccttttcctttaaacaaaagatttcaagggactaaccgcccaagaattctttgtcttaacacattggagcgtacatcctttgtggtacaagtagagcgtacatctacttgggttgttatactgagaacaagagagggtacatctcttgtggatcagttcaagtggagcgtacatccacttgtttgttcaaagagaacaagggagggtacatcccttgtggatctttgcttgtaaaggaatttacaaggttattggaaatctcaagaaccggtggttgtttggggactggatgtaggcacgggttgttgtcgaaccagtataaatcttgtgtttgtcttcttcttccttacactctttattttccgctgtgtactttttatttccgctttacttttgtctaagttattgtttctgttctttactttctcataacttagttgtaaagcctaattgaatctagtaacattaagaaggataaatttttaattagtcaagacacgttcataattaattcaacccccccttcttaattattccgagaccacttgatccaacatataatgcatataaaattgCATTACCACTTGACTATGGTGTGAGCAACACTTTTAATATTACTTACTTGACTCTTTGTGATGTAGGTACCTTTGACATCAATTTGAGGGTGAATTCTTCCCAAGAAAGAGAGTACGATAGAGGACTATCCAAGAAGGAAGAGTTTGACTTAGGTGGGCTCAACATGGATGGACCAATCACTTGAGTAAGGAGTAAGAGATTTCAAGAAGAGTTTGGCGACAGACTAAATTTTCTCatagaggaaagaaaagaagaagcgaaactcatttattttagtcaagttttagaataagatttattttcatttttaattgtatttttgggcCTATTTTAGGACTTGCAATGGGATGCTaccttttgttattattatttttaagtcttttaGTTAGTAGATTAGTTATTAGGCCTTAGGCCTAATTTAGGATTATTAGTAGGAATTATATATAGACTCCTTAAACACTTTGTTGGCAGTTTTGATGAAATTTTCATATTAGACACAGTTAAGAGAGTGCCTCTCTTAGTTCTTGTGTGAAACCTTAGgttcttatcaaagaattctatTCTTTGTGGCAAATCATCCTCAACTTATCAATCTCCCAAGATTGTGGTGTTGTTctttccatcttcttctctaactccattttttccttttatttttcctaatttCATAGAGCTCCAAATTGGTTTCCCAGTTTGCTGAATCTAAATGTTGGATCCACAAATTAGGGTTCCATCAATATGGGTGATTGTTGATAGGTTAGAAAAGTGTGTTCACTTCTTACCTATTAACATAAGTTATTGGTCGGAAAAGATGACTCAACTGTACATCAAAGAGATTGTCTGGTGGCATGGAGTGCTTTCTAGCATTATTTCTAACTGAGATCCAAGGTTTACCTCAAGGTTTAGATAGGGTTTGCAAAAGGATTTGGGAACTAAGCTGAGACTTAGTTCGACTTATCACCCACAAACAGATGGATAGTCCGAGAGGACGATCCAATCATTAGAAGATTTGTTGAGGGCTTGTGTCATGGATTGCCTTGGGAGTTGGGACGAGGTTTTACCTTTTATGGAAttcaccaacaacaacaattatcaTGTTAGCATTGTATGATAAAAGGTGTAGCACACCTCTTTGTTGGTATCAAGATGGTGTGAACATGGTTGTGGGGCCATGGTTCTTACAATGGACTACAAAGAAGATCAAGCTTATTCAAGAAAGAATGAAGGCATCAAAAAGTAGACAAAAGTCATATGCAAATAAGTGAAGGAAACCGCTAGAGTTTGAAAAGGGTGATCATGTGTTCTTGAAGGTTACATCGATGAATGTAGGAAAGGCAATCATGATGAGGATCAGACAAGGTCCAAGAAAATATgccatttagttttttttatataaagttgTAATATTTAGTAAGGCATAATAAAAGTGGTTGTTGGCTTGCATGCAAATTAATAAGCCTCTAAGTTGATTAAATTCTGCCATTATGAGTCACATTATGAATAGGGACTTTTGATGTGCCTTAGGACAACTATATATACTTCACAATTTTATCAATGAAATCAGGACTTAGATTTAGAAGAAATTAGAATTTAGATTTGTGCTAAGTGTGAGAGAATTTTTCTCTCTTGGTTCTTGTATAGAACCTTATGTTCTTATCAAATAATTTCTATTCTTTGTGATGAGTTCTGCTCAACTTATCAATCATTAGGGATTATGGCGTTGTTCATTTCCATTTCTCACCTCAATgtgcttttccttttcttctaccaaattttcctttaattttgggTCTGTTAAGATGCTGGATTGTGATCCATGAAAAAGGATCCTCATTAGGTCAAGTCCAGGAAGCTTACCCCTAAGTTCCTTGGACCTTATCAGATTCTCAGGCGTGTAGGTCCTGTAGCTTATGAGGTGGATTTGCCACCTTTCTTAGCAAACCTACACAATGTGTTTCATGTTTCATAGTTGAGGAAGTATATTATGGATCCTAATGTCCTAGAACCGGACAGGGTGTAAGTGCATGAAGATTAGACCTATAAGACTCAACCTGCAAGGATAAAGGATCAAACAACTTAGAGGCAAGACCATCGATTTGGTTAAGGTAGTATGGAGCAGCACTATGGGATATATAATGTGGGAGCTTGAGGACAAGATGCATAAGCAGTATCTGAATCTATTCCCTTGTAACTAAATTTTTTAGGACACAAATTTTCTTGTTAGGGAGTATTGTAACATTgtgtttaattaattgattgttCAAgcgattttaattaaattataagagaaattaaattaaatttaagtactTGAATGAATTAATGAACAAATTTGGTGATTTGATTTTATGTGCGTAGGTGGCTGGCgagtttttaatgttttgagaTTTTCGTTTATGTTTGGGGAGGTGGGTGCGTATTGTAAGTCTTAGGTGTGAAAACGAGGAATGACAAGAGTCGTAAACTATCCTTCTACCCTCAAAAATCTAAAACCCAAACAAAAAAGGCTTTATTTctattctcttctttctctccaaGATAATCCATTCCTTGAAGAGTTGAGAACTTCGTTGTCTTGTTCAAAGAaggtttttttctcttctctttagtGGTCATTGGTTGTCCCTTTATGTGGTAAGCACCTCTCCTCCCTCTTTTatattccatttcatttttccCTAGGGCACCCATGGGGTTCCATAGTAAAAGCTTAGTTTTTGGGTTTGAATCTGAATTTGGGTTAGTTTTGTGTATGGATAATGACCTTGTAGTTTGAATTGCTAGTGGAGTTAAAGAAAACTTCCTCCTTGGACTCAAAGTTCactatttccttctttttctttatctcaaAGCTAGTTCCTTGGGTTTGATAGGTAAGCGAGGCTTTATCCTTTTCTATGCTTAGGTTGTTGTGAATTGGTTTCAAGGTTGCTTGAAAGTGAATCATGTTGTTAAAAAGGGACGTTTGaggttttgagttttgaaattggggtttttgattatttgataaatattgatGAAAAGTTCCTATTTGTAAAgagttttgattttgtttgtgtATTGGAATTGATAGAAAAGGATTTGGGTTTGGGTTTGTTTTGGAATGATTTGAAAACCATGAGAGGCAATTTTATAGAATTTTGAAATTCTACAGAATTCGTGTCCATTGATCAGTTTCACCTCTATTGATCAATTTCACCTCTACAGTTTTGCATCCAGTAACCAGTTGTTTCACGTCTAGTGACCAGTTTCACGTACATTGACTagtttcgtgtccaatgatcaATTTTGATTCTAATGACTAGTTTTGAGTCCAATAACTAGTTTCAAGTCCAATGACTAGTTTCAAGTCCAATGACTAATTTTGAGtcaagtgactagttttgagttcaattattagttttaagtctagaaaatcaatttttgatgtgaatgtgatttatgtttgttttctttgtgtGAATTATATGTTTTGAGATCTTAATGAACTTACGATGATATAAGAGGTGATTGAGATATTGTTGTTTTATAATTAGAGTTGACTTTATGTTGAGATCATGAGATTCACATTCATATGAGTTTTTGTGAGTTGTTTTCAAGAATTTGAGGTGTTGGAATGTCTTTCTATGCTTATTGAACTATATGTGGGTTCATGAGTAAGATGaatgttagtcggtgaatacgactaacttttgtgtataaaacttgtgtaaattgtatcaaactcctccaatttatggttattttgtagtattataattactttttgttaaaagatactcccattttgtgtgtttaataatcatttcctctcaatttcaggttaattaggcaagtttgtgaagtgctgattttcatcctctcgctaagccaatcttctggcttagcgagccatccgctgagcgcaacactcctcggctgagcgtgaggaagaatctggaagaaggatgagctgtgcaTGTTTGCTGAGCGAAGGGTCATcttgctaagcgcaccgcttcagtccatccgctgagcaAGAAAAGcatgcgctaagccgaaatccaCTAATGCACGCTGAGCGGTCCATAGTCATGCTAAGCGCGCTAGcacaaacaaagccacctatttaagcctgaaatcagattttggagagGAGTTTTGGGCAATTctcgaagcttttgcatgtttagagatttctagagagggaaaggtccaagttccaaggattttggccattttctcGAAGAGCTTCTACATgtgagagattctagagagagaaggtTCTGAATCTAGAGAGttttgaaagattttgttgTGCGAAGACCTGCAGAGAAcggagcttgaagaggaagtcgtccttagagcttgagatgagtttgtgagtgattgcgaggttctagaggttgaggagacatccccactacttgtatttctttaatccttcatttttctcttctctttgttgtaaaggaagcttccaagatatggagagctaaatcctctgttggttcttcctcataggtacttgatgtaaacacatgtatatctatttaatgatgttttatgtgttttctgtgctatcagtacgtcattttagtgtgcttttgccttgatcatgtagatgcatgctttgttaggatcattcaacagtggaaatggtctgattcttagaacttgataggataaggctagtttatcatattatcacgagggatcggggtacggtaacctagttgtttatATGTTCTTCTTAATGTggttctggtcgagtttagtccaacaagaggaatctgaggacgatgcttgatcaggattaggctagactatcatgaggaatcgaggtttagcatttcaggagacaccatagaacacatgagcattgttaagtagagaatatccttttaacatcaggcacctaataggaagaccaacgtgttgtctgcttgtctttacacatcattactcaagtgattttccttttaatagttagtttacatacctgttcatagtcaacacattgtttttcatactagacacctattcacttaATACAattttaccaagtaacacaagttccccgagagttcgatacttggttcttaccattttatactacttgtgtgatccggtgcacttgccgcgACCGAACAATGAACATATAAATGGTATATTTATGATATTAGAACATCTTATGATGTTGAGATTGGTGAATTAATTTGTGATGAcatatgatattgatttgaatgaTCATAACATGCATGCGTTGATGAATAACATTGCATGTGAGTAGACACATAAGTTGGAGGTGCTAAGAAGGCCCTCAACTTAATATTGGAGGTTGTCGTAGTGGCTAACGTTGACGGATGAGTGGGTAAATCCCTAGATAGGTTAAGATGTTTGCAAGCCTTATCGAGGTAAACCACTTCCCATGTTCatccattttcaataaaattatacttCCTTCACAGGGTTAATTCGAGTCTCCTTGAATGATCAGATCATAGAGTGCGACTTTGTTAAGGGATATACTTGGATTAATTGATCAAAAGGTGAAATCTTCCAGAAGTAAAAAATTAGCATGAGATAACATGATAGTTTGTCATGTGCATTAATAATTGTGACTTGAGAATGATGTGTTACTTGAGGAGTTGTATTAGCACATGGTTGTTGGAAAAAATGAAGGATTTCTATATCTTTTTCAACATTGTGACCttaaatttctatttatatgttgttttctttcaaaattagattACCCACACGTTTTCAGTTGAACTGTGATGATTGTGTCATTTGACACTAAAGCAGATTATGATGTAGTTTTTAAGTAGCATGTAACTCATGGTTGATATGGACTTGGTGACGAGACTTGACCCATGgtcttttatttatgttttgtctTAGTGGGGACTAGCTTAGGGTTTATGTATATTCATGGATTTATGTTGTATTTATTCCCTTAATGGGACACTTGAGATTTGTTTGGAGATTTGTtcgtgatgttttgatgatgtagtGCCTTGAGGCACACACCCCTTTATGCTTGACGACTTGAGAACCTTTTATGGGTGATGTTTATATGACACACTtgtattcataaaaaagaatttatagtATTTGCATTATTTAAActaattcaagagttttaaaaggactaaaaatcAATCTTTCCGCATTAAGGTCTTAGTGTTTCATGTAATAATATTGAGGGTCGTTACATTATGCACAAATTACATATGACTTTGCAAAGCAAAGGATTACTAGTTTTAGCACAAAGTATCATCCATATAATGATTTTAATAGACTATTATTTTGTTCATAGTTATAGTTTCGTTAACTTCTTTatgtcttctcttcattctttatATAGGCATTAAAGTACATAGATTCATTGTATGTTCGAGCCCTTGTAATTTATATCGCTATAATTTTGCTTTAAATACATGGGAACTTTGGCATGTAGCTACTTTAAATGTGTCTACAATTTTTAGGAGGAGAGAGAAAGTGTGAGTGTTCTTTATTTCCTAAAAAGTATTGACATTCTTTGAAAATGTGTAATCTTTTTTTGCATTTTACCACTTTAGTCTTCTCCTTGTACTATGCCTTGTTGTGTAACAGTGCTTTTGATTAGAAGTTGTACTTATACTCAGAGAAactttgtttttcatcaaatgtttgaaattcaaatgtaagagcatattccaaaaaaagaaaaaggaataacGAAAGTGTTGAGTCAAAGGACATTTATGTCTTAAGACCAATCAAGacccttaattattttcattagatGTAATAAATACAAAGGTTTAAAGTTGTGCCTTATGCGATGTCATTTTGTGCCTTACGTACAtgtgtttatatttttagaCGATAACAGAGATAAGCCATGATCTGATACAACATTAAAGACTGCATTTAACACTTCATGTTTGTGATTTGTTGTGGATAACTGTCTCACAAAATATTCTCCTAGGATTTGTCAAATcatatgaagaataaataaagTTCAAGATCTGGAAGTTGTCCAATAACATCAAAAGACATGTTTTGCCATGACAGACCTGCTTGACAAAAAGCAAGTGGTTTTTGCTGAAGTATTCTACACGAAAGCTAATTAGAGTGATTTTCCAACATGAAGAAGTACATGGatttaatgcaagcattaaatATGCCAATGACCATAAACACCATGTGCAAGCTCAACTGaagaaatatatttgtttagaGACAACAAACACTTGAAGATGAAGATTTATACATACCAGAAGCTTTAAAGACATGGTTTACAAACCTACGTGCTAACATTCAATTCATTTTGTAAAAAGTTCTTTGTATAATCTTGTAAAGCTCTCAAAGCACCTTGAACACCTTCATAGAAAAGACTAAGTGCTTAGATCATATATTCATCTTTAAGACGATAAGAGTTAGTCTGTGAGCAAATCAAACAACAAATCTTTTGATTTGTATAAAGCCAGCAGTGGCTTAGTAGGACAAAAAATACTGGGTTATTTATTTCAAGCTTGGTGTAGAGCTTGTGATGTAGAGTTAAAAGTGGTAGTGACAAAAACTTGTAACTTTGTGAAGTTAGTGGAACTTGATGCTTAGCTAAGAATTGAACGTAATCTCTCTGATAGAGACAAATTGATACAAATCTTGTGTCTTAGATGCattatatttctcttttgttttaaagtgatctagagtttgaatttgatcttatTTAAAAACTCTTAGTTTTGCCAAATTTGTCTTTATTGTCTGAACTTGCATTTGCAAAAATCTATTATTTGtcttacaaaattatatttcagaCGTTGATCTGGTTTTcttgaaaaaggctttaaaaattcttaatatcataattcaactctcttttttgtgtatttacttttataaaaattataaataaatataagagcAATTAAACCAAATATGGAATGCTGAGCTCGTTTTGCCTTGAACGAAGAAAACTTAAGTGTATGTAAAAGATAATGTGCAAGTTTCCTTAAGGTGTTGGACAAAAAGGATAACACATTGGATGCTAGatattttcataaaagcatTGGATGCATATTCAATTACTTAGTGCACTGGACGTTATTTCTTATGAAAGCACTAGATGAAAATCCACTTGTGCATGTTGGGTGTAAGCACATTTAAGACGTTTTTTTGCATCTAAGTTTAGGACgttatacttttatatatacttgTGGGATGCATGTAATAACCTACATACCTCATTAAAACTCATCAATTCATCAAACTTTAATATCTtagttatcatcaaaactataCTATTTTTTTGGGATTAGACATCTTCCATGCCTTTGGTTTGATTCCAAAGAATTTGAGTTTATTCTAGTTGTAGTAAAAAATGGGACAATAAATTGTAGTAGAGATGGATACAAAAGCTATGGATGAACAATTATATGAAAATGACAAAACATGTAATTTGACTAATTTGAAATATGTCCAACAACCATATGCAGCTAGCTCCAAGGTCTATATACGGATCCATATTCAAAGGAGTTCATTGCAAGAAAGGATAAAGATAGAAAattctagcttctcaaagagaAAAATCTTAACTTCTAAATTGAATCTTTTTCGGCCAAAACACTTTAGAATTGGAGCTCACCTTCGACCCTAAATATATGTTTGTATTATCGTAAATAGATGTCACTAGCAATTTACACTTTCAAGAACATATTTgacatttttagttttaaagacTAATGTAACATCACCTTCTAATTTctagaattaaaatatctatttactcgttacaaaagttaataaatttattatatataatactttataattaaataatagtatgGTCTTGAGAAAAACCAACCCAGAGATGGTTGTTAGTGATTTGATGTTGAATGGAGAAGGAAAATGGAACGAAACACTCATTGAGGAAATACTAGACCTAGAAGATACGATGGTCATGTTTAGCATGCCACTTGCTAATCTCCAGGAGGAAGATGTGAGAATATGGAGACATAATAGGAATGACAAGTATTCAGTCAAATTAACTTATCATAACCTTAGGGAGAATATCTTGGATACTTGTTAGCTTCATGTCCCAGGTGATTGGGGATTGATATGGAAAGCACAAATTCCTCCAAAGGTCAAGAACTTTGCTTGGATGGCATGTAGGGATTGCCTCCCTACAAGATTCAAGCTTCAAATGAGAGATATAGTTTGTCctagtttatatattttctgtGAAAACAATATCGAGAATTGCTAGCATGTGCTCATTGGGTATGAATTTGTGGAATCATGTTGGATGGAAAGCCCTTACTGGAACATTATTGATAACATTAGTGACAATGTTGAGAGCTTCACAGAATTGTTCTTTGCAACGTCTAGTAAACTGGTGGAGCAGGCTTTCAATATGTTTATCATGGCACTTTGGAGCATATGGAATAGTAAGAATGCCAAGTTTTGGGAGGAGAAGAACTAGATTGCTACTCATGTTCACTTTCAAGCAAAAAGGTTCTGCAAAAATGGCAAAGTGTTTGCCAGAAAGGGAGAAATATCGATAGGACAACCTCTGATAGTGATCTTGAAGAATGGAAACCACCTGGGCCAGGGTTTGTGAAGTGCAACATTGATGTTGCTTATTTCCAGGAGCAACAATGGTGGGGGAAAGGAATGTGCATTCAGGACGATAAAGGTTGGTTTGTGAGAGCTACAATGAATATTAGACATGGAATGCCTGAGGTTCACGAGGGAGAAGCACTAGTCTTACTACAAACTCTGACATGGTTGAAGAATATGGACTACCAATATGTTGAAGTGGAGTCTGACTGCAAAAGACTCACTGATAGTCTTGATCGCAACATAATGGATGATTCTGAGTTTGGGATGATTTTAAATAAGTGTAAAAGGATCTTAATGTCTTTTCCAAACCATAAGGTTAGTTTGATAAGGAAACAAGCAAATTGCATTGCCCATTCACTTGCAAGGGCATCAAAGTTATATGTTGGTCCATGGTCCATGATCCATTGATCAAGTTCCTGATGGGATTGTTCAACAGataattaatgaaatgaaataagtcttttgtgttaaaaaaatagataatagtAGAAATATCTATATCCTAATgtccattaataaaaaattaccttagaaataacttttaaagtaaCTATGCAAAAGTCGATATATAAGATGATATTTTAAGATTCTATTTTCTAGTTGTGTGGTCAAAATCAACTTCTACTTTCATCATCTCTTCCAAGATTATGTTCCAATATTAGCAAAATTATTAGCAATTTCGTATTGGTTTAAAAATCTAATGCACAAAAGTTCTTCTATACATTTTCCACCAAACCtagcaatttttgaaaaaaattacgctataatatttatttaataaaaaattaacttaataaagcaaaaaaaaaaaacaaccctTTCTCTCTTGAAAAAATAAGAGGCGACAGGTTCTCCGCTCTTTTCATCAGTTGCACACCATCCTCCTCGCTTCGTTTTTTTCCCGCTCAAATTCCGACGTCACAATCGCCGCGACATCAGGCGATTCTCTGGCGCTTCTGCCGTCGCTTCAACATTCAGAATCTCACTCGCCAGCACCACTTCTTCTCCGCCGGAGTTCCAATATTCGCGCCTCGCTCTTCTCGTTACTCTCCGTCGGCGATTCCTCTCCGGCGAAGTGCGCACGATTGTTAACCTGCGCATATTGGTTCCTCTGTTTTGCCTAATTGCATGAACACTATCGTGCGCACTTCCTGCTGGTGGAAGGGTGAGTTTCTGATACATCCAGCAGTGAGGATAGCATAAAAGAGTTTCAAACAGCAAATCCCAAGAGGCAAGTTAACATTCCCACACATTTGAAGGATTACGTGTTGCAGACCTAAGCCATGCATGGGAAGAACGGCTTCGAATCTCCAAGCTTCAACGAATAACTACTTAGCCGTTAGGATACCGTTATAGTTGTTACGAACGATGCCATTGTAACCAACTAtaaaggatgtaaatcacagtGATAGACGCAAGCAATAACAAACACTTTTCTCATCccttctatctctctctctctctctctctctctcttatccTTCTTCCCGAGCTCGTCTTCTTCATGGAGACTTACTGGGTCTCGAAGACTAGCACTAACACTGGTGCTTTCATTGTTGTGACTATGGAGGAAGGTACTCGTTCAAAGACAAGCACTGAGCGATGGGAAGATGCCTTCGCAAAGCTTTCGTCATCAATATCTTCTAGGTTTGATGAGCTTCTTCAAAGAATGACCCAGCTAGAGACTTCTCAGACGCCTCAAGGACCCTCACTGGTGTTCACGGCGGCGCCATCAACTAGCATGAGTTCACTCCACCGTTTAAAGTTAGAAGTCCCACGTT
This window harbors:
- the LOC102660201 gene encoding uncharacterized protein, encoding MVVSDLMLNGEGKWNETLIEEILDLEDTMVMFSMPLANLQEEDVLQKWQSVCQKGRNIDRTTSDSDLEEWKPPGPGFVKCNIDVAYFQEQQWWGKGMCIQDDKGWFVRATMNIRHGMPEVHEGEALVLLQTLTWLKNMDYQYVEVESDCKRLTDSLDRNIMDDSEFGMILNKCKRILMSFPNHKVSLIRKQANCIAHSLARASKLYVGPWSMIH